AATGTTTCTAGTTCGCCAATATTGTGGCTCCTAATGGTAATTGCATCTTGGGCCTGCTCTACTGCCTTGGATTATATCTCTGATCTTTCTAATTAGTGAGATTCTTTTTGCTTATTCTGGTGATCAATGGTTCTACTTGCGTAAAGATTGATGCCGAGTTATTTTTTGGGTACATCGGCAGCTTACACTAGTCTCGCGTGAGTATTGCCATCTGAGTCAAGGGACAAAATACTCCACAGAGATAGAGGAATAGATACAAAACGGGTCTAGAGAATTTCTCTATAATGGTGAGCAGCAAAGGAGGCGACCTAATCAGAATTGTTTTTTTGGGATTATAGCGGTCTGCCATAGATGGGCCTCAGGGCTTGTTCCTAATTTGCTACCGCAAGATGGCCCGGCCTTCAATGAGGAACAAAACATTTTCCATTAATGAACAAAACGCCCAGAAACCAACGAACCGGACCTGCACCCGGTCTAGTTTCTACGTAGGCCCAAAAATGTGGTCCGGCCACGAAAATTTTTCTAATAATTGTGTTTTGACGGCAGGGATTTGTTCAGCAACCTCTTAACCACCAAGACAAAGGTTAACTCTTAACACCTCATCAAGCAGCAGAATATGTGTTAGTTCACAGATGCTATCCACTCAATATTTTGACCATCacttatttttgataaaaattaaaataatcaaTTCCTTTTACCTCCATGTAAAATTAATTAAACATATGTGTTTGGATACTTTCAAATCCTTACtgtttaagaaataaaaatactGACAAATTTTATATGGTACATGTAGACTTATTCTTCTAATGATCTACAATTTCTTGATCCTTTTAACCCAAAATGTTGGAGCAACCGAGTCATACAAATCGGTTTAAACATGATATTAATTGAATCACAAACTATGCATATTTTTATATCGTCATCATCATGCCGAATTTCTATCAATCCATTCTGTAAAGGCAGCAGATTCTCTAAATCCGTGGATCATAATAAATTCAACATAATCATCTTGATCTCGAGGAGTTTCTCCTATTACGCTTATTATAGTGGACTTCTCACTTTTATCTTCAACCTATTTTATATGTAGCAAAatctataaaaacaaaaaaaacaaaaaaaaaaaacaaaatctatAGCAATAAAAGACGTCGAACCCGATTGGCGTTCCTTCCTGGCTGCCATTTAACCCGGtttggaagaaggaaaaagcgggGAGGAGATAGAGATAACGAGAGGGAGTGGAAGGAAGGATGGGCGGAGCATCTCTTCTCTCTGCGCTCGCTTGTGGAGTGAGCTCTTCCTCCATTGGAGCTCCCCCGCACTCATTCCTATGCCCCACTCCCAACCGGGTCTCTCGCTTCTTTCCacccttctctccctctcaaATCCCTCTGTTTTCTCCTTTAAACCCTaaacccatatccttttggttCTTCCAGAACTACCATCTAATCTTTTCTGCTCTTCTTCGCAAACAGAGGAGGAAATCGCGCAGGAAAGTTCGGTGTGCGCCCATTTCTGCCCAGTTTGAGCTCAAGCCTCCTCCATACCCATTGGTATGGCTTCTGCTCCCAACTCCATCGTCTTCTCCGACATGATATCGctccctccctttctccctCGCTTTGCTGCCTGTAGGACTCGTTGGAGCCGCACATGAGCCGGGAGACGGTGGAGCATCACTGGGGGAGGCATCACCGGGGCCATGTGGACAGCCTCAACGCCCGAATTGCCGGGACCCAACTGGAAGAAATGGAGCTGGAGGACGTCGTCGTCGCCTCCTACAACAAGGGAAGCCCTCTACCTCCGTTCGTCCATGCAGCCCAGGCGAGCCCCCGCTGCCATTGCTAGAATTTTTATCCCTTATGATGCTTGATACGTGCTTGCCCTTTTGCCTCCCCCCATCTATGCTCGAATTTTTTGAGGCAAATCGCTAATAGGGATGGCTTGCTTGCTTCGATATTAGTTTCGAGTTTTATACATGAAAGCTCTTGATGGAATCTCATTTTCTTCATTTAGATCGCCGTGAGCTCTGTTTGTCTTGATTCAATTGCAGGTCTGGAATCATGACTTCTTCTGGCGATCCATGGAACCAGGTGGCGGAGGGAAGCCATCCGGAGAGCTCATGGGATTGATCGAGAGGGACTTTGGTTCGTTCGAGCGAATGCTGAAGGAGTTCAAAGAAGCTGCATCGACCCAGTTCGGTTCTGGTTGGGCTTGGCTTGCATGTGAGTGCAACTTTTTCTCGGTTACTTAATCTTGTCCAACTAAAGCGCGCTTCTTGATTGGTTTCTTCTTAATTTCCTTTTTGTTCCCTTCAGACAAGGCGAATAGGTTAGATGTGGGGAATGCTGTAAATCCTTGTCCCTCCGAAAAGGACAACAAGCTTGTGATAGCAAAGACTCCAAATGCTGTGAATCCTTTGGTTTGGGATTACTCGGTGAGCACATCGCTGCAGACGCTTTCTAATTTCCGCTTAGCTTCTGATCTGCTGTCTGTCCATTTCGTTGCACATTCCAATAGTGCTTGTCTAACAAGTTCTTCATTACCTTAGCTGATTGCTTGAAAATTGGAAAAACCTACAATATCAACTAGGCTTCTGCTAGTGCACCTTAGCAAGGCGTATCACTTAATCATGCTCTAGTTTAATTGAGAGGATTCATTCTGTAAACCATATGAGGTCATGTGATGCATTTTAATGCTATATTTGGATGTTACGCTGGTAAATGATTTATAACACGCATTATTTCCACTATCCCTTGTTCGAATTGTTCGTAGCTAACTAAGTTACTTCAGCACCTTTGCCATGTTTATGCCTAATATTTCTTCTACAACCAGCTCCGGATAGTCGAAAAAGAATTCTGAGCAGCTTCTTGATGTAAGGTGTTCTAGTATGGAATGTAACTATTAATGAGATTCATTCACTTGAATACATGGAAAAATCATCTCGGCCTAAATGAAGGGCAAATACTAAAGCCCTTCTCTCCCTACACTAGTCAAATATAAACTTGTCCTGTGTGGAGATCGCTCATGGATACTTCATTGtctccataattttttttaatggttaCTAAGTAGGTAAATGACATTTATTATTCTTCAAAATAAACTCACATCGGTTCTTTAAGGTTTTTgacatttttgttttaaaaaaatctttcttcCAGCACTTTGTCCGACAAAAATATTATGGTTTATTAATTAAATTGTATGACATTCAAATGCTTTTCATTTCCTTTTACTTTTAAGAATGAATACCAAATATTTCTACAACCATATGACATCATCTTTATGTTTACCATTTGAGCTTTACCCCTAATGATGGCCGgcccatcaacttggtatcaaacCTCCACTGTTTCCCCCAAGGATTGGCCTCAATAGTGCGATTTTTTGGTTGGAAATAATATGTTTGGATTCCGAACGAAACATTCTTTGAGAACGAATACCAATTCTGTAGGATCAATCTAGGCGTGAAATTAGACCGAAATTTACCCCGTTTCAAGCTCTCTTTCTTGAAGTCTGTTGCAGCTGAAAGCCTGAAACTGATAGGGCACTGAGTCAAAATTATTCTTGGTCTGTTTCAGCAACACTTTTGGAGCCTATGCCAGGAGAAACAAGCTTTGTTTTAATGATATTCAACTTTATTTGACAGCTTACCCTAGTTAATCTCTCCATGTGATGTGGCAAACAAACTGATGAATCATGAAGAAGCTCTGCAGGTGGTTTACATACCGTGTGTAAGACAAAGATCCATCAAGTCATAATAAACTATGTCCTGAGATAGTGATGGAATCGCATCATAACAACTTTGTTTCTTGTGAATGGGCAGCTAAAAGGGATCAATGGCCAATAGATCTTGTTTTATTGAAGCTGTAGTGTTGCATGCCATTAGTCTTTACATGTTCAAAGCTTGAAATGCCAAGAAGGTTTTGCATTACTGTTCTTAAATGTCAACAATTTTGTGTACTTCTATATCTGGGCGAGTAGATGTgtagacaatatgcaaatagagATTTTCCTTGTCTGACCGATACTTCAGATGTGCTCCTCTTGGATTTACCTTGAGTAGGGCCAGTAATGTTATATAGTGTGAGTCCAATAGGACAAGCTTGTAGATTTGTTCATCCCCAATACTGTAACATAACGAATGTTGACCGGATAAGTAAACGAGCGAATAATATGCGAATAGAGTTTTTCCATTCCTTATTGAGCTCCTGGATATTCATCTTGGATCTACCTGGAGTAGGCTCAAAATGCAATATAGCAATAGGCTGGTAGCACAAGCTTGCACATTTCCGAGAGACGTCTCGATCAGCACAAGTTTTGGTTGTATATAATGAATCCTTGGACTGCAGAGGAATTTTGTTGGTGAAAGCGataatttagtttttttttttccccccgaATTGTCCTTTTAAATGTTGATTTTGTTTAGTCAGTTTTGCTTGGTGCACTCTTAAGATGTTGGCCAGGGGATAACCCATTAGTTAACTACCTAAAACTTTTTGAAGACTCGGATGTGCCTATCTAGGTGGAACATTAGCTGAACTTTAAGGTTAACCTTCGTTCCATATTCTTGTGATAATTCATTTTATCCATTGATGAATTTTAGTGTTGCAAATACTGTATATTGCTTTATCCATAGAGGATCTCATTAGAGTTTGTTGCCCTGTTACAGCCCCTCCTTGCCGTTGATGTTTGGGAGGTatgtgatttttcttttcttttctttctttctttctttgtcttctttttcttgaagtTGTACTCTGGCTGGCAAAGAGCATGTACTGATCTACCGTTAATGTTCGGTGCAAATTTGTTCTGTTTGTGCAGCATGCTTACTACCTTGACTATGAGGTGAGCTTCCATAAGTAGCATACATTCATTTTGACTGTCAAAGTGATGCAATATATATTGCACCATGTTCCCTGACCTGTCTGGGATATTATGCAGAATCGGAGAGCTGATTATGTGTCCATTTTTATGGAAAGCTTGTTTCATGGGACATTGTTAGCTCGAGGCTTCACATAGCAACGGCTCGAGCAGCAGAGAGAGCAAGAGAAGATGAGAGGAGAAGACGAGAAGATGATGTAGAAATCACTAACAGAGAGGCTGTGGAGATGTATGTAGACAGCGACAATGATTCAGAGCCTGAATGAAACAAACCATGTTGTTTACTTTTACCATATGCCAAGATAGTTATGCGCAACTAATGGTGAGCAGCTGgtattatttggttaatataggAGCACCTCTCTTCCAGTAGAAGCACTTTCTTTCCTAGTTATGGTGTGCTTTGTGATTTTTCAAGTAAAGCAGGTGGACTCCTCCAAAATTGAGTGGATGAGGGGTGGCTTTTTCTGATAATTCAACTAATGAGTGCACAAGATTGGTCGAACCCAATCAttatgttggggtatgtggagaccattggtgatgaagagaattgaaggagaattaattctgcatagttctgtctggcggactgtcggagtcgactcgagctacagtcgagtcgactcgggaacagtcgagtcgactcgaggctcgtcgagtcgacccgagaggagaaaagccgcaaaaaaccatgtttctgtctgaactgtcagagtcgactcgagctacagtcgagtcgactcgaagcatcgtcgagtcgactcgagccacagtcgagtcgacccgagatcgtgccagtcatactgaaagttgtccagacgtgcccgagtcgactcgaactaaagtcgagtcgactcgagctcgcgggaaatcatacggatgagttttcttttggtgttttgttggcgtttcgacggctatgatcatctgaaggtcttgagactatatataggactcatgagagccctagggtatagAGATTgtcgtatatttgagagagactcttgttttgtgaggctagggttctagagaagaagaggattgggatcctacttcttgtgcaaagggaattctgtgtgaatctcttgtagagcgatcgcttgtgatcgttcgggtgtgtgctatctctgtaatcagattcatcctaattgagatttggagcggtggaggacgtaggctacttgtagccgaacctcgttacatctttgtgtttgctttgctattttcttctttcttcttcctttggtctgataatccgttgcggtgctcaagtgttttaccctatgataccaggggtaatcttttgcccttcgcagCGAAAGCGaagtggtgatccttgagtccggtgtcgagggagcgagagagtgcttatccgtttgtttctctctttgcttgtccgacgtcgggtggcggcgctggtgtgagtgggttccggcgtgggcgctgacaacaagtggtatcagagctattggttttctgcgatggcggatgaaggaaaggtgcgaattgagaagttcaatggcacgaacttcgggttttggaagatgcaaatagaggattacctttaccagaaggatctttatttacctcttggaggtagagcaaagaaaaccagagaagatgcccgatgaagactgggaggtcctcgatcggaagacgctcggcaccattagattgtcacttgcatcccaagtggcattcaacatcaaaaacgaggaagacgacgatggagttgatggcaacattgtcgcggatgtacgagaaaccctcagcatcaaacaaggtatttctcatgaagaggttgtttaatcttcgtatgaaaaatggcggcagcatagcagaatacctcaacgaattcaatggactcacggcccagttggagtcagtggagattagttttgacgatgagattcgggcattgctaatcctctccggattgccctgatagctgggagggcctggtgatggcggtgagcaactcttcggcgacggggaagttgaatctttgatgacgttgtgggagtgcttctaagtgaagaagcaagaaggaaatcttctggagctacggagtcgtctgggaAGTGTActtaaacacctctgaccggggaagacaaaagaaggacggtcgatttcgaagcgactcgaagtcgagatccagcaggtctcgagcacctcagaacaagggagtgaagtgctggaaactgcggaaagacggggcactttaagagggactgcaaatctcctaaagggaagcaaggcgaccacaccgaaggagtcagcaaggatctggcaaatcttgctgaagacggtgatatggatgcccctcgttctatctttatctacctgtGAACGAGTCTTGGGtaatagactcgggcgcgtctttccatgctacatcccaaacggaagcttcttggagatatgagaagggagacttcggcaaagtctacctaggggatggagagccttgcaccatacaaggaaggggaagcgcggaagtgaagttgatttttggatcttcacttgaggcttgaggacgtgacggcacgtgcctcaactgcagaggaatctgatttctgttggacagttggcgagccaggggtacaagactattttcacagctgatcagtggaagatatccaggggttcgttgacggtggctagtggcaagaaggttgggacactttatgtcgccaacggcacggagaactctattgggagttgctgcagcagatgtggacgccaagttatggcattgcagacttgggcacatgagttatcagggactggaggtgatgcaccagttggggaaagctgcagggtctcaggagtgttgagatggacttctgggaggattgtgttctcggaaagcagaagcgtgttttcattcaacaaagaaggtaaacctcggaagcaagaaaagctagatctcgtgcacacggacgtgtgggggcctgcaccagtttcttccattggtggatctcagtactatgttacttttattgatgatgctaccaggaagctttgggtgttcttcttaaagcacaagtcagaggtatttggggtcttcaggagatggcaggcgaatggtagaactcgagacaggaaggatgttgaaatgcctgagattggacaacggtggtgagtattgtagcagggagtttgaggactactgtgcagatgctgggatcgtcaggcagaggacagttccagggacacacaacaaatggagttgctgaaaggatgaacagaacaattaatgatcgtgccaggagcatgaggatacatgctggattgccacagcagttttgggcggaagcagttaacactgctgcctacttgatcaacagagggccatcaaagaaacttgaatttgggattcctgaggaagcatggacagcgaagaagattgatttggcgcacttacgagtattcggttgtaccagttatgtccatgttgattccagtcaaagaagcaaactagacgccaaatcaaagaagtgcattttcgttggatacggaggtcaacagtttgggtacggctttgggatcccgaacacaggaagatcattcgtagtaatgatgtggtattcaatgagaaaatgcagcagagcactgaatcagaaacaaaacctgttgagccgtgttttgtggatcctgaagaggagtctacaaattctggtcagaagactcagtcagagcaagaacctgaagcattggcaccccctccacaactaagaaggtccactcgtagtactcatgggaagcctcctcaaaggtatgatgggactcttagttatttgctgctcacagataatggcgaacctgaatgcttcacggaggcattggaggttgataccaggaaggagtgggagttggccatggatgatgagatgaagtcattggagcagaatcaaacgtgggatttggtggatctgcccaaggggaagaaagcactgtcaaacaaatgggtttacaggctgaaggaagagcaggtgggaagaagcggtacaaggccaggctggttgtaaaaggatttcagcagagagcaggtatcgacttcacagagatcttttctcctgtagtcaagatgagttctattcgagcggtgctgagcatggtggcagtagaggatcttcacttagagcagcttgatgtgaagacggcctttctccacggagatctcgatgaggagatatatatgcagcagccggagggatacattgcagctggcacgggtgacttagtctgcaaattaaagaaaagcctctatggtttgaaacaggcacccagacaatggtatctcaagttcgatagttacatgcttgagataggatacaggagatgtcaggaggatcactgttgctacttccgggacttcggtacatcttacattatcttgctattgtatgttgatgacatgttagttgcaggagctagcatgcatgagattgcaaaattgaagctgaagctgtcaagaaaatttgcaatgaaggatctaggagcagcgaaacagatccttgggatgcggatcagcagagataggtctaaacatatcctcagactatctcaggcggagtacatcagccgagtactcaggagattctgcatggagggtgccaaacctgttggcacaccgctgggtgcccatttaagctttcaaaagggcaaagtccgaagacgcgggtggaggagctcaatatgtcaaaaatcccgtatgcatcggcagtggggagcttgatgtacgctatggtgtgtacgagaccagacattgctcaagcagtgggagttgtgagtcgctttatgagctgcccaggcttggagcattggcgtgcggtcaaatggatactgaggtatctgagaggcactgagcacatgtcattgtgctatggaggttctgagatccggttacagggcttgtggactcagacatggcaggggacttggacggcaggaggagcacgacagggtacttgttcaccttgggcagtggagccgtcagttggatttccaggttgcaaccagttgttgcattgtcgactacggaggcggagtatgtggcagccacagaggcgtgcaaggaactaatatggcttcaaggcttgatgaaggagcttgggaaggagcagaaggattgcatgttatattcagatagtcaaagtgcaattcatctggcaagaattcagctttccattcaaggacgaagcatattgacatacggtaccacttcgtgaggtcattgctcgagcagggactcgtcaagttggagaaattcatacaagtcagaatcctgcagatatgttgacgaaggtcgtcacggtggagaagctgaggagttgttcagcttctgctggtcttcatgcttgaagacgttgaggaggcatcgtacctatttcactaggatgatccagtttcagtgggagcacagaggagaaccaagtaacaagaggatatacccaaggtctccaagtgggagattgttggggtatgtggagaccattggtgatgaagagaattgaaggagaatcaattctgcatagttctgtctggcggactgtcggagtcgactcgagctacagtcgagtcgactcgggaacagtcgagtcgactcgaggctgtcgagtcgacccgagaggagaaaagccgcaaaaaccatgtttctgtctggactgtcagagtcgactcgagctacagtcgagtcgactcgagcacagtcgagtcgactcgagatcgtgccagtcatctgaagttgtccagacgtgccagagtcgactcgaactagccgagtcgactcggctcgcggaaatcatacggatgagttttcttttggtgttttttggcgtttcgacggctatgatcatctgaaggtcttgagactatatataggactcatgagagccctagggtatagagattgccgtatatttgagagagactcttgttttgtgaggctagggttctagagaagaagaggattgggatcctacttcttgtgcaaagggaattctgtgtgaatctcttgtagagcgatcgcttgtgatcgttcggtgtgtgctatctctgtaatcagttcatcctaattgagatttggagcggtggaggacgtaggctacttgtagccgaacctcgttacatctttgtgtttgctttgctattttcttctttcttcttcctttggtcttgataatccgttgcggtgctcaagtgttttaccctattgataccaggggtaatcttttgcccttcgtagcggaagcgaagtggtgatccttgagtccggtgtcgagggagcgagagagtgcttatccgtttgtttctctctttgcttgtccgacgtcggtggcggcgccggtgtgagtgggttccggcgtgggTGCTGACAACACATTAATATGTTCAAACTTTGGACATCACCTTGACGCTTTCGACGTTGGCATGCGGTTCCTCTTCCCATGAGAGAGAGGTTCGAAAATCCTGTTACTAAATCCAAATGGCAAATGAATTGTTCGCCCGAGTTCTTTAGTATTTGGGTAAAGGAGCTTGTTACTCTTGGTGTAGGCCTGAAGCCACTACCAAGTCGTGAGGAGCTGCAATTTAGCTTAACCTGCCCTTAGCTGCAGGAAATCCGCCAAACCTTATCCATCGTTGTTCTCAGATAATGCCCACAGAGGGATGCGTGTCGACAGCCGACCATGCTTTTCCTTAGTTTGGAGCAAACCCCAAGAATTGCAACTTCAGTTTTAACAAACGCACGCGCCGAAAGAATCCATCAAAACACGGCAAGCATGCTGGAGGCTTTAGTTGCCAGCTGAGAGCAATTTTTTAGTGTTTTCTCTCTGAAATTTGTAAGTATATATTCTGGATCCTGTTTACATTAGGTCTCTTAACTCTCCGTGGGCTTGCAGTCGTTCAAAATTCATCATATATATACCCACGCACGCAcgcgcacacacacatacatacggCCTCGCAATTTAACAAAACTTATGCAAAGGATAGGGTTCCACGGGATCTAGATACGGAGGATCCTGGGCTATGTGCAGAGCCCATCCTTCTCCATCCTCATCAATAGTATGCCCATCCCTTTCTTTCGTTTTACATTTGGTCTTCGTTCAGATTGTCCTCTGTCACTATATCTCTTTGTCATTTGTGCTGACGCAATGTCTGCGTGCATGCACCGAGATTTGGAGGCCTATATGCCTGCTCTTGGTGCTCACCCGGTCTCTCACTTGTTCTTTTGCTCATGATCATTTGTTGTTGGCCCATGGCATCCTAAAGAACACGGTGGTACTCAAATGTATCCTTGAGAACTACTGTTTGGCTTCAGATCAGAGAGTAAACTTGCACAAGTCTATGATGTGCTTTTGTCCAATAATCAAGCCGAGGGTGAGGCATGCGATCAGGGAGTGTCGTGGCATCCATGAGCAGGAGGGACTCGGGACCTACCTCTGCATTCCTATTACCAGTCGGAGGCTGCGGAGGGTTGAGTACATCCGCTTAGAGCAGAGCATCCAGGAGCAGCTAGAGGGTCGGcagtccctttttttttttatctatgaTGGTTAGACTCATCCTGATGAGATCGATTCTTAGCTCCATGTCAGTCTATCTCATGTTCAATACTATCATGCCGAAGACCATTCTTAGGAGGATTGAGTAGCTAATGAGGAGTCTTCTATGGAGCTCCTATGGAGGTGGGCACGGTGTGTATCTCATGGCGTGGGGTGTGATATGCCAGGCTGTTCAGGAGGGTGGTCTTGGTCTTCAGTCTTTGGTGGTGAGAAGTGAAATGGTGATTGCTAGACATGCAACCAAATTCATGCCTGAGCTGGACAATCTATGGAGTGTCATAATGCATGCCAAGTACGGTAGCAGGACCCTTGGGAGGGATATTCGTTGGGGTCAGAGGTACTCCTTCATATGGAGGAGATATGTGGTTACACAGCACTGGTGATGGCCAACACGAGGTGGTTGATTGGGGATAGGCGGAGTGTCACAATTCTGAGTGATGCGTGGTTGGACGATCTTCCTCTAAGTCTTTGGCCGACTATTATTAGCACCGAGATGGGGGATAGCTTGCAGGTCTGCGATCTCCTCAGTCTTGAGGGGAGTGGTTGGAACACCGGTCAGATCAGTTGCCTTTTTGGGGAGCAGCTTGTAGAG
This genomic window from Phoenix dactylifera cultivar Barhee BC4 unplaced genomic scaffold, palm_55x_up_171113_PBpolish2nd_filt_p 001390F, whole genome shotgun sequence contains:
- the LOC120108548 gene encoding LOW QUALITY PROTEIN: superoxide dismutase [Fe], chloroplastic-like (The sequence of the model RefSeq protein was modified relative to this genomic sequence to represent the inferred CDS: inserted 1 base in 1 codon), with the translated sequence MGGASLLSALACGVSSSSIGAPPHSFLCPTPNRRRKSRRKVRCAPISAQFELKPPPYPLDSLEPHMSRETVEHHWGRHHRGHVDSLNARIAGTQLEEMELEDVVVASYNKGSPLPPFVHAAQVWNHDFFWRSMEPGGGGKPSGELMGLIERDFGSFERMLKEFKEAASTQFGSGWAWLAYKANRLDVGNAVNPCPSEKDNKLVIAKTPNAVNPLVWDYSPLLAVDVWEHAYYLDYENRRADYVSIFMXKLVSWDIVSSRLHIATARAAERAREDERRRREDDVEITNREAVEMYVDSDNDSEPE